The DNA window GATTCTGATTGATTGATTCGCATTAAATGAGGGAAGGTGAAATAGATTTCAAATTACGATAATTCCTTATTCTATCCTACCTcactatataaaattatcaatttactttTATCCATAtgtaactattaaaataaaaataaaaatacatcatTGTGTTATAAAAATCTATATGTTTTATGTTTAAGtattttttaagaattatatttaattattcacttgccttgaaattttgaaattaataaaaattaaattaaaacagaaCGAATCAAGTTAAGGGTGAATATATCTAACATCTATAAAAGTAATActgattttaaatattataactttATAACGAAGCAAAACGAGTGGTGAAGCATGGTATCCAACTCTAAAACAATTATAGATTTCAGGGGTGAAACCGGGGTGGCAATGTCCCAACcctcctaaaatgaaaattttttcatttaagacttttaaaattttaaattaacaaaagtaaaattatactttgaccccacaaaataataaaattttgatttaatcctttaaatattataaagataGCGACCATTAAAGTGGTAAAATTATATTGTTACCATAGTAACCCCACCAAAAAGATTTTCTGACTTCATCCATGATAGATTTGACAATGTTCACTTCATTACCGACGTTTATAGATACAAACTATTAAATGGtttataaagattaaataaaaaccCGAAGATTATGATAACGAATAACACATCCGCATCTTAGATCTCTTGCTTGATTCTTAATACGAATACATAAACATGTAATAGCTTAAAACACTATTATGTCGCATGAAAATATATAAACACGGCATGAAGGTACGAATTATTGCGAAATGACTCGAGTCATTTGCTAAATAAATAGAGAGAGAAAAGAGATAGGAGAAAGAAAGTGCCAGCCCTTTATTAAAAGAAACTCATCTTTTTTGTAAAGGGAAGAGAGATCAAGCGATATTGGGACTAAATCTTAGTTGCTTGTTGCAATTATTTTGCAACTAATAATTGATTTGTACAGTAAGAAAATGTATAATACAGACAAAATACATTATTCTCAGAAAAAagcagaagaaaaaaaagagagaaagagggaCTGTTTTCTAAAGTGACCAAACTTTTAAGGATATATCAAAAAAGCTAGTGATTTGTGTCACCTGATGATCTGTTCTAATAATGTGAACGATGAACTAGGCTACGGAACTTCATAAAACTTATGCTTTTCACCTTTAATCTCCCCCGAAAGGGCAAAGGAAAAAGTCTAGTACTTCAATCTATGTTGCACATCTTTCAGATGCATATAGATATGACCCTCAAAGATACTCTGAATATATTTGTTATATCCCTATGCCAGAATGTCACATGCTGTTACAAAGAGCTTAGCGAACAATGCATGGCTTAGCAGGCAATGCCATAGCACCATCACCACGGCCCCATCAAGGACAATAGTCACATCAAGTCTAATCTCACTTCATGATCCCAACCTCCTATATAACAAAATCCAATTCGGCCCACTCCTTAAGGTAAAGAGTCAAATCCAGTCCACATACTAAACCAGGCTTAGAACCAGACTCTCCAAGGAGACCATCATGAAATGAGGAGTGAATCGCCTTCATAGTAGCGGCTCTCTGCACCCTTACAGTGCAAACCACTAAAAGTATAACAAGCCACCCCTACAGTGCACCATATATAGTTGATACATGCTTATTAAAACTTTAGAATTAGTTCCCATAATGGTACCAGCTCCAACAGGCAAAAACCCGAAAGGGTCATTCTCTAAGTTCCTATACCCTACTCAAAATGATACCAAAAGTGCTTCCATCTAATCTATGCTCCATAGGAGTGAGAAAAGTTCACCAAATCAACTTGCTTCTTGTAAACTAAAAATATCAATTCCAAAGTACAGAGAAAATACTCCAAGTTCTCGTAAGAAActtcaaaagaacatattcaatAAACCCTTTAAACATAAGGACCTAGAAGCTGAGCTCCTCTCAAGCCGTTATGGGAAGAAAGGATTCATAGTGTACAATTAACTTGTCTCTAACTCGACATTTGACCATAAGATCATAGATAGTATATTCGATGAAATACGAGCAATACAGAGTGCTGATTGTCGACATTTTAGTCCTATAAATCATTACTCTAACTAGAGATTTAGCAGCCATCATAGATTATCAAATTAGAAGCTAATACTTCTAGCATTTTATCAAACGAGTCCCTAAGCTCCACAATCTAACTACAATGGCTCCACAATTGAAACAATAGCTTATTGTAAGCAATCAAAACTGATGATGGCAAAAATTCAGTGATACAGAAACAATGGTATATAGTATATACATACAAAATTGTAACAGTATATGAAACTCTGTTGTTTTGATGCATATTGCtacatatataagttaaaatattcCTTTTTTACTACACAAAAAAATGGGTACTTTAATTCCATGATTAAACAAGCAGCAAAAACTAAAAACCCATAAAAACTTGgaaataattaaaccaaattccTCATTCCATAAGTGGAAATTCAAGAACGAAGTGAATCAGAACTAACCCATTTCCAAAAATGCTTTCTTACAGACACTGCTTTCTCCAATTCCATGGTCCCATTCAAATCCTGGTACTCCTCTTGTTCATCAGTACAAAAATCTTCCTCCGGCACACCTTCAACCCACGCGTCTACCGAATGCAAAACGTAGCGCACCGGCAAACCCGGATACGACGCCGAATTACGCTCCTCTAGTTTCTTTATATAAGAACCCGGCACGATTCTGACCGACCCAGGATCAATTACCGAACCAAGCTCTTCTTTCACGGCACGAGCCACGGCTTCTTCAACGGTTTCATTGGGCTTCATTTTTTCCGACAGAGGTCTAAAGCGATCCCTGAAACTACCGTCAGACAATTGTTGTCGAGATTCAACGAGGATGAGGTCGTCTTTCCCCATCACACGAACCGTAACGACGTTAACCGTACGGAGCGGAGGGGAAGAATCAACGATCGTAGTTTCGCCTTCGGAGAGTTCTAGCCAGAGGTTGTGAACGTTTTTGGTTCCAGGCTTGACCCCCCACGAAGCTAACGAGTCGGAAGGTAACCGTGGTTTGAGCCAATCGGAGAGGGCTTGTGGGGTTGCGAAGGGGGGTCCAGAGTGAGACATGGATGGGATTTTGAGAAAACGACGTCGGTCTGAAGAAACGAAAGGAAGGAACTTGACAAAGGAAGGATTGCGTTTAGTGGAGGAgatgaagaaaagaagagaaattgcAGTGAGAAATACGTGGGGAAGACAAGGTGTTGGCTTTGGAAGGTTGAAGAAAATGGATTTGGCGTCGGGTAGGGATTTGTTTATTGATTGTGGCGGCCATGACATGTtgatggcgtcacttccttgttgCAGAAGTGGTGTTCGGCTTGTACTTATGCGCAAAGAAGGGGAACTAGTACTGGTATGAAGGGTTGGTTAGGCCCAAGCCCATTAATTATGTATTTTCTAAGGTTACTGAGGTAATCGTACAATTGACAATTAAGTTACAAAATTATTATTCAACTATTTACCAATTACATTAGGAAAGTAATGAAGATaacttgataatttttaaaatttgtttaataacaattttaaccttcgatgtttataaattgggtcaatttagtattaatttttttaaaaaaattaactcttaacatttacatattgtatttttttgtatattttttatcaaatttagttgataaatttatttttttagctttttaggtgaaggggtgacaaaaaaaaagtaaaattaaaaagaaaataccaaATCAAACAATGAGTAAGCATTAaggattattttttttagaatcaatactaaattgacataatctacaaatattaagggttaaagttattattatgataattttaaaagTCGTCATGTCATATTTTATGCGGCCACTTAATACCGTTAATCAAataagaaaaaatcaaataattaagtgatattttttaacttttaatagtTAAATGACTAAAAAAATACTTATCATAGTTGATCGATTACAAgtataatttacttaataaattaaagtgaaataaattttaaaaatcattcccacataataatttgagttttaagaaaataaaatattaagaaagTTATTTGATAAACGACAATTGTTTTATcaatattctaaaatttaaaaaatattatctgAAATCTAAAATacaatatataagaaaatatacatttttgaaaaagttaaaaagaaaatcaagtgATGATATGGAAAATTCTTAATGGAATTCAAATTTAAGGATCAAACTGGAAAAACTGTCAAATTGAAGGATTAAATATTACTTTATCCCTTTTCAAAACAAACGATCCACTAGATTTTAGGCTTTTATTACGGGGAGTTAATTCAAATGCTTGTATGGGTTTTAGACTTTAGAGGGATGTAAAGCGCCCCCCACCCCTCCCAGCCAACGGTTGTCTTTCAAATTCTTTATTCAATTCAAGATTTCAAATACGTTCAAATTTTACCCTTactatcataaataaaataaaaaagggtttaaATCGACAGTTAAATCAGGGAAGCACGCAAGGATCAATGGGAAAACGAATGGGAAAACgaagaaaatcaagcaaaaagGGAACGGCAATGGCGAAAAATGTAGTAATAGTACCTTCATCGGCGGAGAAAGGTATGACATTAAAGAACCCCACGTACAAAAAGCAAAGGAATAATGAGAATAATGAAGACCCAGAGGATCATCAAAGTCCGTTGAGATctatattttgtttgaagaagaTCGTTGATATGAAACGGGTTGAAGAGACTGAGGATTGCTTTATTCTtgattttaatccttttaattcCATCGACATTGCTAAGCTTTCCGCCGTCAACGATGGCGATGAAGCTGATCTCTCCGTCGTCGCCGAGAAGGGCCAGGttctttttctctgtttttgttatttaaattcaatttcttGTTAACATGGTCGTACAGTTGATTGGAATAAAAACTTCGAACCAGTTCAATTTTGTGCTCTGGGTATTATTATTTCCCCTAGAAAATAAACcctaaaatggtttttttttgtttgtttgtttaggTGGCTTGTAGAGATTATCCACATTCAAGGCATCTATGTTTGCAATTTCCATTTGATACTACACCACATGACAGACATTGTCACCTGGTAATATTATGCAAAAGAacaatcctttttcttttttttactttaatggCGGATTTATCTtgatttttgagaaattttgtAATTTGGGGTTCTGTGTTTGAATGCAGTGTTACTGCTATGTTTGTGATTCAGCTGCACCATGtgagttttgggtgttacattgtgATGCTTCAGAGCATGTTGAGACTTGGAAATCTCAAAGGCAAGTGAGGATTCCTAAGGGTCAGCCTTCTAGATTTTGAAGAAACTCTCTCCATTTTGTGTCTATAAGCTCCTGCTTTTGCTAAAGTTTGGGTACAAGGTACTCTTATTTTCAAGTGATTTTGAATGAAGATCGAAGATCACAGGCTTTGTTTCTTTAAAGCTTGAAACATGTCTATGCTTAGTGTTACTTGCAGAGTATGCATTGGTATCTGTCTTAATATCAGGTTTTAACTCGAATAACCTTGAATTCTCTCTTTGAGAGTGAAATGAAGCGCTATTTTGCAATGAAGCGCTATTTCAAAATCTTATAACAGCTAGAACTTGATGTTCTTTTCATAGGCGAAAGTCGTCAATAATCAAATACGTGTAAAGACGATCAATTGTCaactttctctctcttttctttgtgagggttgttatattatattttggtctctttattaaaaaattgagtaaattagatCATAGAGCAAACTGCCGTTGATATGAGGAAAATGTGGGTCATGTGTAATTTCTGGATTATTTTGTCCATCGCTTTAAATTAACGTACATTTATACTTGTTCATGGATCGAATTATCTGTTTAAAGAGACATTATGAGTGCTATTGTGGACCTTATCACTTAAGGTATTCTCGTCTTGCTGGACAGCCGGTCGGTCTTGTTGGCTGTCGTCGATGAGTTATCGGAATTAGTATCGACATTTTAGTTGTCCCAGTTGAGTTAGTTTACCATCTAATGTGAATTTTAGATGgcatttagagaattttctctaattACATTATCACCATCTCTGTTACTGATTTCtgctttaaaaaattgacataaatattcaaaatttaaaaatttatgtaaaaaaaatgcaTTTAGAATGTTGAGAAagcaaaaataatattatgaacTCTCAATCACAAGAAAAAAATTGACGGAAATTAAAAGATTGAAAAGCAAAATAATGGCTAAATTCTTCTATTAGTTCTTGttctgaaaattataaatttaatctctgtattttaatttaatcatttttagtaAGGATTAAATTCTTTAAGTTCTACTATTTCCAAAAATTTAATGCAATAAATATATTACTTactaaaaatctaattaatgaaataacaaTTATCATTTGCATTAAGatcgaaattttaaaatttgaaaagtataaaaataaaattgatttaatcgattaaaagtaatcaaatttcaaaaactaTAAAGACTAATAGCCTCGTTCGAGACATGTTCCCAGTCAGTAGACGAGTCGTCATACCAATTTGTAGTGGGTTGATCACCGATTCCGGAACTACTACCAGGCCGTACCGTGCAACCGTACTGGACATTAAAGTCCCCCCACCTCCGATTGTTCTCCGGCATGACCAAAGTTAAAGTCTTGATGCTGTGAAACTTCATCATCAGTATCGCAAGCTGTTTCAGTGGAGTTATCAACCTCATCATCACAAGATAACTTATCCTTCTCGTTAAGCTTGAAACTCGAGTCACTAA is part of the Gossypium hirsutum isolate 1008001.06 chromosome D11, Gossypium_hirsutum_v2.1, whole genome shotgun sequence genome and encodes:
- the LOC107904546 gene encoding uncharacterized protein; translated protein: MSWPPQSINKSLPDAKSIFFNLPKPTPCLPHVFLTAISLLFFISSTKRNPSFVKFLPFVSSDRRRFLKIPSMSHSGPPFATPQALSDWLKPRLPSDSLASWGVKPGTKNVHNLWLELSEGETTIVDSSPPLRTVNVVTVRVMGKDDLILVESRQQLSDGSFRDRFRPLSEKMKPNETVEEAVARAVKEELGSVIDPGSVRIVPGSYIKKLEERNSASYPGLPVRYVLHSVDAWVEGVPEEDFCTDEQEEYQDLNGTMELEKAVSVRKHFWKWVSSDSLRS
- the LOC107904545 gene encoding uncharacterized protein, which codes for MGKRMGKRRKSSKKGTAMAKNVVIVPSSAEKGMTLKNPTYKKQRNNENNEDPEDHQSPLRSIFCLKKIVDMKRVEETEDCFILDFNPFNSIDIAKLSAVNDGDEADLSVVAEKGQVACRDYPHSRHLCLQFPFDTTPHDRHCHLCYCYVCDSAAPCEFWVLHCDASEHVETWKSQRQVRIPKGQPSRF